The Oncorhynchus kisutch isolate 150728-3 linkage group LG14, Okis_V2, whole genome shotgun sequence genomic sequence tttccctcctccctccattcccctcctctctctgtgataGATTCATTTGAGTCAGTCTTCTTTCCTCTTTTGTCCAGGGAGGCTGCAGGTCTGCTCCTCCATGTCGTAATGGGCCACACTGAAGCCGTTGACCAGGGGGGCTGtgtggggggtagagggggttgtcctggaggagaggaggtactcCTGAGCAAAGTCTGGGTGCTGCTCCACGAACCGACAGAAGTCATCTACagatggatatagagagagagaaggacagagtgaaagagagattgTAATTAGTGTTGGCCGTGATCCCGTTAGTTGGACGCTCTTaaccagagtgatttacagttagtgcattcaactTAAAGTAGCAGGGTGAAACAACCACATTTCACAATCACAGCAAGTAAAACGTTTTCCTCAATAAATCAACTATCAGCAAAGTCAATGCTAGTAAGAAAAGACGAGTGAGAACGTTAGTGCAAGAAAGGGCGTTAGTGTGTGATATCACCGTGTGTGATCTTCCCCGCGTCAAGTGTGTCGATCGCTGAGAACAACTCTGTGACGTCAACCTCTGCTACTCCCAACGCCGTTCTCAAAATGGATGCCAGATCCTTTTCCACGATCGCCCTGTCCTCCTTCGCCTCGTACATCTGACCAGGGTCAGGACATAGGACAGTTATAACGTTTTATATAGCAGACGTTTTATATATTTTCTAGGTATTTCTATTATAAATGCCTTCTAAGAGCAGACAGATGTTGTAATGCTTTCAAAGAGCAGACATTGGGTTCTTATAGTGCTTCATAGGAACTGTTATAAAGCTTCATTGCCTGTCACTCACCCCAAAGGCCAGCCTGAGGGTGTCCATGGCTTTAGAGGGTTGACATGCCACAGACAGGGCTATCACATACTCCCTGATGTCGATCTGACCATCTCCATGCTTCAGAGAGGGAGTAAGGGAGaccaagggagagagagggagtaagggagagagagggagggagtaagggAGGGAGTGAGTACGGGACAGAAAAGAACACTAATGGTTATTTATTTCTCCTAatttgattgactgactgaataAAATCAGTGTGTGTAGGACCCCATGTGAGTTATACACTGTGTTAGATATCTACCTGGTTGAAGAGGCTGTGTAACTCTGTTAGCATGTCCGTCACAGGTAGGTCGAGGTAATGAGCAAAGTCCCCCAATCCCAGTCTGTATCCCCAAAGCTTCCTGGCTTTGCTAGCCTGCTGCTCTAACACCGTATCTGTCGTCTCCGCTCTCAGCCTGCACACAGAAAAGACATGGTTTAGAAATACACATTTCCTACTGTCCAGGGTTGTGGCTAGAAGCTTGATTTTGTCCATTTAATGCAGCGTTATTCAAAGTCGGGCCCGCGAGAATTGCAGTGGGATtcacaaattaaatatatatatatatatatatatatatatatatatatatatatatataaaaatcgggAACCAATACAGATTATTTTATGGGACAATATACAAACTTTATTGagaaataaattgacatttgatTGAGTAAATGTATGTATTGGCTGTCTTAATGTTGATAGGAGAGATGAGAATGTAATGAATTtaaggttatttgttgatgtgAAAATAAACATGTACCGGTTTTAAAGATGTGTCATTATATTTGGGGTGGGATGAATTTCTGGTGCCAAAAATGGGGTCCCTGCTGAAAAAGTTTGAAAACCACAGATTTAAATGGCAAAATCAAGTACATCTCAAATAATTTGAAATACTACACTTTCTAGTATCTGAATGTATTCAACACATTCCTTTGACATTGATCTGCCATTTTCCTTAGTACTATTTCCCAGTATTATCAGTAAACCCAGTAGTATTTCCTAGTAAACCCACTAGCATTTCAGTAGTATTACCCAGTATTATAACTAAACCCAGTAGTATTTCCCAGTATTATCAGTAAACCCTGTAGGATTTCCCAGTTCGACCAGTAAACCCAGTAATATTAGTCGTGGTATTTCCCAGTAAACCCAGTAATATTAGTCGTGGTATTTCCCAGTAAACCCAGTAATATTAGTCGTGGTATTTCCCAGTAAACCCAGTAATATTAGTCGTGGTATTTCCCAGTAAACCCAGTAATATTAGTCGTGGTATTTCCCAGTAAACCCAGTAATATTAGTCGTGGTATTTCCCAGTAAACCCAGTAATATTAGTCGTGGTATTTCCCAGTAAACCCAGTAATATTAGTCGTGGTATTTCCCAGTAAACCCAGTAATATTAGTCATGGTATTTCCCAGTAAACCCAGTAATATTAGTCATGGTATTTCCCAGTAAACTCATTAATATTAGTCGTGGTATTTCCCAGTAAACCCAGTAATATTAGTTGTAGTATTTCCCAGTAAAATTAGTCATAGTATTTCCCAGTAAACCCAGTAATATTAGTCGTAGTATTTCCCAGTTCGACCAGTAAACCCAGTAATATTAGTCGTAGTATTTCCCAGTAAACCCAGTAATATTAGTCGTAGTATTTCCCAGTTCGACCAGTAAACCCAGAAATATTAGTTGTGGTATTTCCCAGTAAACCCAGTAATATTAGTCGTGGTATTTCCCAGTAAACCCAGTAATATTAGTCGTGGTATTTCCCAGTAAACCCAGTAATATTAGTTGTGGTATTTCCCAGTAAACCCAGTAATATTAGTCGTGGTATTTCCCAGTAAACCCAGTAATATTAGTCGTGGTATTTCCCAGTAAACCCATTAATATTAGTCGTGGTATTTCCCAGTAAACCCAGTAATATTAGTTGTAGTATTTCCCAGTAAAATTAGTCATAGTATTTCCCAGTAATATTAGTCGTAGTATTTCCCAGTAAACCCAGTAATATTAGTCGTAGTATTTCCCAGTTCAACCAGTAAACCCAGTAATATTAGTCGTGGGATTTCCCAGTAAACCCAGTGATATCAGTCGTAGTATTTCCCAGTAAACCCAGTAATATTAGTCGTAGGATTTCCCAGTTCAACCAGTAAACCCAGTAATATTAGTCGTAGTATTTCCCAGTTCGACCAGTAAACCCAGTAATATTTGTCGTAGTATTTCCCAGTTCGACCAGTAATATTAGTCGTAGTATTTCCCAGTTCGACCAGTAAACCCAGTAATATTAGTCGTAGTATTTCCCAGTAAACCCAGTAATATTAGTCGTAGTATTTCCCAGTTCGACCAGTAAACCCAGTAATATTAGTCGTAGTATTTCCCAGTAAACCCAGTAATATTAGTCGTAGGATTTCCCAGTAAATCCAGTAATATTAGTCGTAGTATTTCCCAGTTCGACCAGTAAACCCAGTAATATTAGCCGTAGTATTTCCCAGTAAATTCAGTAATATCTCCCCAGTATGACACCCTTAAAATGTCAAAACGTGGTACAGGAGATCACTCATACCCTACCTACCCATTCAGACACCTAAACAAAAACAGAATGTACGGTTTTAGAATAAACATTTATAACATTTTGAAATGTTCTTATTCATTCAACATGAATGTTTTGTTACATCAGCAAAACAATTGTTTTTAAAAACTATTAAGGACCTGTAATAACGCTTAACAACCAATAGTAAAGTAAACTCCAACTCACCCGATCCTTCGCGCTAGTCTATTGAACTGCAGTAGGCTGCTGTTGCTAGGGACACGCATTGGGCCCTTTGCTAGGCTCAGCTGGCAGTCATCAAATGACAGGTCTGTGATGGGCAGCTCCAGGGCCCTATCAGAGCACAGAGAGAGCAGTCAGGATCCCCCCTGACATgtcagatatactgtatatgtggaGGGCATTTAGAGAAGTATAAGACACACAGATAGCCAGATGTAAATGATGTAACCTggggaggccacacacacaactaacttGGCCATGATGCTTCTGACATTATTGGCGAACAGAGCAGGGTTGTTCTTCTCTTCCTCAGAAGGAGTGTAGAGAGGCAGGTACTGCATGGAAGGAAAAACTCATTGTTATCACCTGCCCATCTTCCATTTCTCTTTCTTCAAGAAAGATTGGACGTCCGTACGCAGTAAGACGCCCCACTATGTAACAATGACGTCATATTTGCTGAGtccacctttaaaaaaaataaccgtTACCTCAATCTCTATGGGGTTATGAAACTGGCACAGTGTCAGCCACAGTATCTCAAACCTGAgtggaaagcgagagagagtaaTCAGCTGATTCAGaaagaaaaaagggggaggggtGATGAGAGAATAGAGATAAGTTGTGCAAGGGGATATTGTGAAGATTAACCACAGGCCTAAAAACACAACATCCCCGTCCAATCTAAAACATATTGCCAGATGTGTGCCGTTTTTTAATATTGATTAGTAATTGTCAAGGACGCACAGAAATCCCAAAATGTGTGGGGTTTTTGTTTGCAATGTGTATAGGCTAAGAGAGCGTCATCAGCTGTTTATTGGTGAAGTATTGTTATAGTGTGAGAAGAAAACCTATTTGGTGAGAATTACAACACAAGGTACAACATCCATTCTAGCTCCTAAAGGGGCAGTTTTTCTATTGCTATTTATTCTGCTACCAATCAAATTTACATGTTAATTGTATCTTCTGATTACAATTATTATGTCTCATATTTTCCCCCATTTGCAATCTATTAGCTTCCAAAGTATAAGTACTGTAAGTATATCTAGCTGTCCGATAACGCATTCTGATTGAATGGCTGGTCTGAACTTTGTAAAAACAGAGTACATGTTGGGAAAAGATCTTGGTTCCTTTCTAAACATAGCAATGTTAATGCAAAGAGGACTCTGTCCACAAAATAGGTGAAGTGAGCTGGCTAAAGAGTTGAGT encodes the following:
- the LOC109903460 gene encoding lysophosphatidylcholine acyltransferase 1 isoform X1, with translation MVLEPTDQHVMKLPNKQHHSSENEDGSDLPPPFRNPFVHELRFTPLEKIRIGVMTVTVFPVRLFFAVLLMLLAWPFAFAASLGRSELAVETETWWRRICDIALRGIMRAMWFCGGFHWVTVKGEPAPPSQAPILTLAPHSSYFDAIPVTMTMASIVMKTESKNIPVWGTLIKFIRPVFVSRSDQDSRKKTVEEIKRRAHAGGEWPQIMIFPEGTCTNRSCLITFKPGAFIPAVPVQPVVLRYPNRMDTITWTWQGPGAFEILWLTLCQFHNPIEIEYLPLYTPSEEEKNNPALFANNVRSIMAKALELPITDLSFDDCQLSLAKGPMRVPSNSSLLQFNRLARRIGLRAETTDTVLEQQASKARKLWGYRLGLGDFAHYLDLPVTDMLTELHSLFNQHGDGQIDIREYVIALSVACQPSKAMDTLRLAFGMYEAKEDRAIVEKDLASILRTALGVAEVDVTELFSAIDTLDAGKITHDDFCRFVEQHPDFAQEYLLSSRTTPSTPHTAPLVNGFSVAHYDMEEQTCSLPGQKRKED
- the LOC109903460 gene encoding lysophosphatidylcholine acyltransferase 1 isoform X2, with the protein product MKLPNKQHHSSENEDGSDLPPPFRNPFVHELRFTPLEKIRIGVMTVTVFPVRLFFAVLLMLLAWPFAFAASLGRSELAVETETWWRRICDIALRGIMRAMWFCGGFHWVTVKGEPAPPSQAPILTLAPHSSYFDAIPVTMTMASIVMKTESKNIPVWGTLIKFIRPVFVSRSDQDSRKKTVEEIKRRAHAGGEWPQIMIFPEGTCTNRSCLITFKPGAFIPAVPVQPVVLRYPNRMDTITWTWQGPGAFEILWLTLCQFHNPIEIEYLPLYTPSEEEKNNPALFANNVRSIMAKALELPITDLSFDDCQLSLAKGPMRVPSNSSLLQFNRLARRIGCLNGLRAETTDTVLEQQASKARKLWGYRLGLGDFAHYLDLPVTDMLTELHSLFNQHGDGQIDIREYVIALSVACQPSKAMDTLRLAFGMYEAKEDRAIVEKDLASILRTALGVAEVDVTELFSAIDTLDAGKITHDDFCRFVEQHPDFAQEYLLSSRTTPSTPHTAPLVNGFSVAHYDMEEQTCSLPGQKRKED